One genomic region from Spirosoma sp. KCTC 42546 encodes:
- a CDS encoding NIPSNAP family protein: protein MTCKLYSILTVGLLLSTSLFAMPKPNQPKSGPARSIQTAPSTKFYEVRIYHPTPGKYAEIVDRFRQYTTKIFEKHGMENIGYWTPTDTTNKELIYILAYPSREARDASWKAFGSDPEWKAVVAKTEANGKLVDHVDQIFMTESDISPKLKLSQKSPERTFELRTYTCTPGKLPNLLSRFRDHTIKLFSKHGMTNVAYWVTQEKDPAVQSKLVYILAHPSEAEGKAHFEEFRKDPKWIAVKDASEKEAGGSLTTKVESIYMKPTDYSPIK from the coding sequence ATGACTTGTAAATTGTATTCAATACTCACTGTTGGTCTGCTCCTCAGCACGTCCTTATTTGCAATGCCAAAGCCAAATCAGCCCAAATCAGGTCCGGCCAGATCAATCCAAACCGCTCCGAGCACTAAATTCTACGAAGTTCGGATTTACCACCCAACGCCGGGCAAATATGCCGAAATTGTGGATCGCTTCCGGCAGTACACTACCAAGATTTTCGAGAAACATGGGATGGAAAATATCGGCTACTGGACCCCCACCGATACCACCAACAAAGAACTGATCTACATTCTGGCCTATCCCAGTCGGGAAGCCCGCGATGCTTCCTGGAAAGCCTTCGGTAGTGATCCCGAGTGGAAAGCAGTGGTAGCTAAAACTGAAGCAAATGGTAAACTAGTCGATCATGTTGATCAGATTTTCATGACCGAGTCTGATATATCGCCAAAGCTTAAATTAAGTCAGAAATCGCCCGAACGAACGTTTGAATTACGCACCTATACATGCACGCCTGGCAAACTGCCTAATCTGCTCTCGCGTTTCCGCGATCATACGATCAAGCTTTTTAGCAAACACGGCATGACGAATGTAGCCTACTGGGTTACGCAGGAAAAAGATCCGGCCGTACAATCTAAGCTGGTTTATATTCTGGCTCATCCCAGCGAGGCCGAGGGGAAAGCACATTTCGAAGAATTTCGTAAAGATCCAAAGTGGATTGCGGTTAAAGATGCATCTGAAAAAGAAGCTGGTGGTTCGTTGACAACTAAAGTCGAGTCGATCTACATGAAACCAACCGATTATTCGCCAATTAAATAA
- a CDS encoding Txe/YoeB family addiction module toxin: protein MNLSWDKDAWEDYIYWQQTDKTVLRRINELIKECLRTPFEGKGKPEPLKENLSGFWSRRITDEHRLVYRAEAERLHIIQCRFHY from the coding sequence ATGAATTTATCGTGGGATAAAGATGCCTGGGAAGACTATATCTATTGGCAACAGACAGATAAGACTGTACTCCGACGTATTAATGAACTCATTAAGGAATGTCTGCGGACGCCTTTTGAAGGTAAAGGAAAGCCAGAGCCATTAAAAGAAAATCTATCAGGCTTCTGGTCACGCCGAATTACTGACGAGCATCGACTCGTTTATCGGGCTGAAGCTGAACGACTGCATATTATACAATGTCGATTTCATTACTGA
- the glgB gene encoding 1,4-alpha-glucan branching protein GlgB, producing MAKRKTTTPPAQPDPSTQPTTSEPVIAESAPAETPTHTDGPYSRFTDFDIHLFRAGKHQRLYEKFGSHVVEHNGVIGTYFAVWAPSARYVAVIGNFNGWDKSSHSLHVRWDSSGIWEGFIPHIGKGETYKYFIVHESGRELEKGDPYAHWWEVPPKTASVVWDTYYEWNDQEWMANRHTKNALNAPISVYEMHLSSWRRDPSNPERELSYNEIADALVPYVQDMGFTHVEFMPIMQYPYAPSWGYQITGYYAPSSRFGTPQDFMQLVERLHQAGIGVFLDWVPSHFPGDAHGLYEFDGSHLYEHPDMRKGYHPDWKSYVFNYGRPEVRSFLLSNGLFWLDRCHADGLRVDAVASMLYLDYSRNAGEWEPNVFGGRENLDVISLIKELNEAVYKEFPDTQTIAEESTAFPGVSRPVYTGGLGFGMKWMMGWMNDTLRYFERDPAFRKYHQDELTFSTIYAFTENFMLPLSHDEVVYGKQSLVGKMPGDEWQRFANLRLLFSYMFTHSGTKLLFMGGEFGQTSEWKFDTSLDWHLLEHGPHKGMAACVKALNKLYKSEPALYERSFSPDGFEWIDTTDRENTVVTYCRNGNNPEDSLLIVLNMTPIPRSNYRIGVPSAGSYQEVFNSDATEFYGSGVANTSPIASEEATWHGRSQSIQVNVPPLGAVVLKIVK from the coding sequence ATGGCAAAACGAAAAACGACTACGCCCCCGGCTCAGCCCGACCCGTCGACACAGCCCACCACCTCTGAACCAGTAATCGCAGAATCGGCTCCAGCCGAAACGCCAACACATACTGACGGCCCTTATTCCCGCTTCACTGATTTCGATATTCATCTATTTCGGGCCGGGAAACACCAGCGGCTCTATGAAAAATTTGGGTCACACGTTGTTGAACACAATGGTGTTATAGGCACCTACTTCGCCGTATGGGCTCCTTCGGCCCGTTATGTGGCCGTTATTGGCAACTTCAATGGCTGGGATAAAAGCAGTCATTCCTTACATGTTCGGTGGGATTCGTCGGGTATTTGGGAAGGGTTCATCCCGCACATTGGCAAGGGCGAAACCTATAAATACTTCATCGTTCACGAAAGCGGGCGAGAGCTGGAAAAAGGGGACCCATACGCCCATTGGTGGGAGGTTCCACCTAAAACGGCTTCTGTTGTATGGGATACCTATTACGAGTGGAACGACCAGGAGTGGATGGCTAACCGCCATACTAAAAACGCCCTCAATGCCCCTATCTCGGTTTATGAGATGCACTTATCCTCCTGGCGACGTGACCCCAGCAACCCCGAACGCGAGTTGAGCTACAATGAAATTGCCGACGCGCTGGTGCCGTATGTACAGGACATGGGCTTTACGCACGTTGAGTTCATGCCCATTATGCAGTATCCCTATGCACCCTCCTGGGGGTACCAGATTACGGGTTACTATGCACCTAGCAGCCGCTTTGGTACGCCACAGGATTTTATGCAACTCGTTGAACGATTGCACCAGGCAGGCATTGGTGTATTTCTGGACTGGGTTCCCTCTCACTTCCCCGGCGATGCACATGGCCTATACGAGTTCGATGGCTCACACCTGTACGAACACCCCGACATGCGGAAAGGCTATCACCCCGATTGGAAAAGCTATGTCTTCAATTACGGCCGACCAGAGGTACGCTCGTTCCTGCTCAGTAACGGGCTGTTTTGGCTCGACCGCTGCCATGCCGACGGACTCCGTGTGGATGCGGTTGCATCGATGCTCTATTTAGATTATTCCCGCAATGCGGGTGAATGGGAGCCGAATGTGTTTGGAGGCCGCGAAAACCTGGACGTTATTTCGCTCATTAAAGAATTGAACGAGGCCGTTTATAAAGAATTCCCGGATACCCAAACTATTGCCGAAGAATCAACTGCTTTTCCGGGTGTATCAAGACCGGTTTACACGGGCGGATTAGGCTTCGGGATGAAGTGGATGATGGGCTGGATGAACGATACGCTCCGGTATTTCGAGCGCGACCCGGCTTTCCGCAAATACCACCAGGATGAGCTGACATTCAGCACGATATACGCCTTCACCGAAAACTTCATGTTGCCTCTCTCGCACGATGAAGTGGTATATGGCAAGCAGTCGCTGGTAGGTAAAATGCCCGGTGATGAGTGGCAGCGGTTTGCGAACCTGAGGCTGTTGTTTTCCTACATGTTTACACACTCCGGCACCAAACTATTGTTTATGGGTGGCGAATTTGGGCAAACATCCGAATGGAAGTTCGATACCAGCCTCGACTGGCATCTGCTGGAGCATGGTCCTCACAAAGGCATGGCCGCCTGCGTAAAAGCGTTAAATAAACTCTATAAATCTGAACCCGCGCTATACGAAAGGAGCTTCAGCCCTGATGGCTTTGAATGGATTGATACCACCGACCGCGAAAATACCGTAGTCACCTATTGCCGTAACGGCAACAATCCAGAAGATAGCCTGCTTATTGTGTTGAATATGACCCCCATTCCACGCTCCAATTACCGCATTGGCGTGCCTTCGGCGGGTTCCTACCAGGAGGTGTTTAATAGTGATGCCACTGAATTTTACGGTAGCGGAGTTGCCAATACCTCTCCTATAGCGAGCGAAGAGGCAACATGGCATGGTCGTTCACAGTCGATTCAGGTGAATGTACCACCTTTGGGAGCTGTCGTCTTGAAAATAGTGAAGTAG
- a CDS encoding putative maltokinase: MLINQPQSYTTVWSNAGSDTDFWTTLTQTLLPPYVNSCRWFAGKARQQTGFSAQTIHSLPLPDGDVAFLLILEASYADGVPENYLLPLSFLTKADASALAEIPEKGRIGELVLGGQNGLLIDAIYDERVRQVLFTAIYQNQSITQLKGQLTFHRGNGLEEGDDGLTSRVLPVDSSNSAMTFGDKYFLKLYRKLFEETNPEVDMVAFLTDESNFTHIPAFGGSIIWKRTHTDGSAQPDVTLGMVQRMVQNDKDSWMQTGDYLNDFLYGVPQRMFAIREDVFDKVELLGKRTGEMHCALYKPARNSVPSNPDFAPEPFTDEYRAFLIKRFEDLLERRYALLIDNYTKLDPQAQRLAWVFMEAKEMIETFIADFRTRPLHSLRIRIHGDYHLGQVLATTNDFVIIDFEGEPESTITERKIKHSPLKDVAGMIRSYHYAVSAKLFNSTETDNLDPDHLQRVSDRWFYLIRDTFLDAYLDVFGAPHPLFKNNSEINFLLLIYLLEKAVYELGYEISYRPAWVKIPLKGIIDVVREIEKIRLSDDTVVHDVPMLQTGLLQSR; this comes from the coding sequence ATGCTTATTAATCAACCTCAATCGTATACCACTGTCTGGTCCAATGCAGGCTCCGACACTGATTTCTGGACAACACTGACCCAAACGCTGTTGCCTCCCTATGTCAATAGCTGTCGTTGGTTTGCCGGTAAGGCCCGGCAGCAAACGGGCTTTTCGGCACAAACGATTCACTCGCTCCCCCTGCCTGATGGCGATGTGGCATTTCTGTTAATTCTGGAAGCCAGTTATGCCGACGGCGTTCCAGAAAACTACCTATTGCCCTTGTCATTCCTGACCAAAGCTGACGCAAGCGCTCTGGCGGAAATCCCTGAGAAGGGCCGCATCGGCGAACTTGTGCTTGGTGGCCAAAACGGTCTTCTAATCGATGCTATTTACGACGAACGCGTTCGGCAGGTACTATTCACCGCGATTTATCAGAATCAGAGCATAACCCAACTCAAGGGTCAATTGACTTTTCATCGGGGCAACGGATTGGAAGAGGGTGATGATGGATTAACCTCGCGGGTGCTACCGGTCGATTCCAGTAATTCTGCCATGACCTTCGGCGATAAATACTTTCTGAAACTCTACCGCAAACTCTTCGAGGAAACCAATCCTGAAGTAGATATGGTCGCGTTTCTGACCGATGAGAGCAATTTTACGCACATTCCGGCCTTTGGCGGCAGCATCATCTGGAAACGCACCCATACCGATGGCTCGGCCCAACCTGATGTAACGCTGGGTATGGTTCAGCGCATGGTACAAAACGATAAAGACTCCTGGATGCAAACCGGCGATTATCTGAATGATTTTCTGTACGGTGTTCCCCAGCGCATGTTTGCCATTCGGGAAGATGTGTTCGATAAAGTTGAACTGCTAGGCAAACGAACGGGTGAGATGCATTGCGCCCTGTACAAACCAGCCCGGAACAGCGTTCCATCGAATCCGGACTTTGCGCCAGAGCCCTTCACGGATGAGTATCGTGCGTTTTTGATCAAGCGTTTCGAGGATCTTCTCGAACGCAGGTATGCTCTCCTGATTGACAATTACACCAAACTCGATCCGCAGGCACAGAGACTGGCGTGGGTATTTATGGAAGCCAAAGAAATGATCGAGACGTTCATTGCCGACTTCCGAACCCGTCCGCTCCACTCACTCCGAATTCGGATTCACGGCGATTATCATCTCGGGCAGGTACTCGCGACAACTAACGATTTTGTGATCATCGACTTCGAAGGTGAGCCTGAAAGCACGATTACCGAACGAAAAATCAAGCACTCGCCCCTCAAAGATGTGGCTGGTATGATTCGGTCGTATCACTACGCGGTATCGGCCAAGCTATTCAACTCGACGGAAACGGATAACCTTGATCCTGACCATTTACAACGGGTATCGGATCGCTGGTTTTACCTAATTCGCGATACATTTCTGGATGCGTATCTGGATGTGTTTGGCGCTCCGCATCCCCTGTTCAAAAACAATAGCGAGATCAACTTTCTTCTCCTGATTTACCTGCTCGAAAAAGCGGTCTATGAGCTAGGCTACGAAATCAGCTACCGACCTGCATGGGTCAAAATTCCGCTCAAAGGCATCATCGACGTTGTGCGGGAAATCGAAAAAATTCGCCTGAGCGATGATACCGTTGTGCACGATGTACCGATGCTCCAAACGGGTTTATTGCAATCGAGATAG
- a CDS encoding Gfo/Idh/MocA family protein, translating to MKPIDRLVTTLLESPARSALSRQDFLQLTGRGLAVGALGGALASCEKKPEATNSASSTASTPSGPVPKLPATSPPATVPADSSKPIELEQIKAKTEQQEGPTPTPMPEDKRVGYALVGLGHLTLNQILPAFGACTKSKVVALVSGSPEKMQKVATQYGIKKESCYSYADYDKLRDNKEVQAIYIVLPNGMHAEYTIRGAEAGKHILCEKPMANSVAECQAMIDACKKADRKLMIAYRIQYEPHNKMVRDMVQKEQFGKVKSIIANNGQNSDNPKHWRFNKALAGGGSLPDVGLYCLNTIRFVLAEEPSEVMGYVHSTPNDPRFKEVEEQVNWLMKFPSGIQASCATSYGHHDDKSYRVLADTGWIKMDPAFPYTGLKLETSQAQGTENQIIQHNIADKDHFATEMDHFSECILNNKVPFTPGEEGLQDQKIMEAIYQSARDRKPVKLAAVDKKDAFRGEEPKAA from the coding sequence ATGAAACCGATTGATCGTTTAGTTACTACCTTACTCGAAAGCCCTGCGCGATCTGCTTTGTCGCGACAGGATTTTCTTCAACTTACAGGGCGTGGTTTGGCCGTTGGCGCATTAGGCGGTGCGCTTGCCTCCTGCGAAAAGAAACCCGAAGCCACCAACTCAGCTTCCTCAACAGCCAGTACACCCAGCGGCCCTGTTCCAAAACTCCCCGCGACCTCCCCGCCAGCTACGGTACCCGCCGACTCCAGCAAACCCATTGAACTGGAGCAGATTAAAGCCAAAACAGAACAGCAGGAAGGCCCTACGCCTACCCCAATGCCCGAAGATAAGCGCGTTGGCTACGCACTCGTTGGACTGGGTCACCTAACCCTTAATCAGATTCTACCCGCTTTTGGGGCTTGTACAAAATCGAAAGTGGTAGCGCTGGTGAGCGGTAGTCCTGAAAAAATGCAGAAGGTAGCCACGCAGTATGGCATCAAAAAAGAGAGCTGCTACAGTTACGCCGACTACGACAAACTGCGCGATAACAAAGAGGTACAGGCCATTTACATTGTGCTTCCCAACGGCATGCATGCCGAATACACGATTCGGGGAGCGGAGGCCGGTAAGCATATTCTGTGCGAAAAACCGATGGCCAACTCAGTAGCCGAATGTCAGGCGATGATCGATGCCTGTAAAAAAGCGGACCGTAAGCTCATGATTGCCTATCGAATTCAATATGAGCCCCATAATAAGATGGTTCGCGACATGGTTCAGAAAGAGCAGTTTGGCAAGGTAAAAAGCATCATCGCCAACAATGGCCAAAACTCCGACAACCCGAAACACTGGCGGTTTAATAAAGCGCTGGCCGGAGGTGGCTCCTTACCCGATGTTGGCCTGTACTGCCTGAACACAATCCGGTTTGTGCTGGCCGAAGAACCCTCGGAAGTTATGGGCTATGTGCACAGCACGCCCAATGACCCCAGGTTCAAGGAAGTGGAAGAGCAGGTAAACTGGCTTATGAAGTTCCCAAGTGGTATACAGGCCAGTTGTGCAACTAGCTACGGTCATCATGACGATAAGAGTTACCGAGTGCTGGCCGACACAGGCTGGATCAAAATGGACCCCGCCTTTCCTTACACAGGCCTAAAACTAGAAACAAGTCAGGCTCAGGGTACCGAGAACCAGATCATTCAGCACAACATTGCCGATAAAGACCATTTCGCTACCGAGATGGATCATTTTTCGGAATGTATTCTGAATAATAAAGTGCCATTTACGCCCGGCGAAGAAGGACTTCAGGACCAGAAAATCATGGAAGCTATTTACCAATCGGCACGCGACAGAAAGCCGGTAAAATTGGCTGCGGTCGATAAGAAAGACGCGTTTCGGGGCGAGGAGCCTAAAGCTGCCTAA
- a CDS encoding DUF6169 family protein: MEQELSSYDYLFVGGPNYIYTLKTRFEAEYEIKFKPSGYLVDKPEFEALVFDMVIVLTNNPYEPRLPPVDALMSATIRSIVADFFKAHERVVIYICDDSDSKADSRRKLFDRWFGRYKTEIFVKLNVPLGIDEDGMAYSVELISRFDNPHFMPIYESFKRTVSGEK; encoded by the coding sequence GTGGAACAAGAATTATCGAGTTATGATTACTTATTTGTAGGTGGCCCAAACTACATTTATACGCTTAAAACACGTTTTGAGGCAGAGTACGAGATAAAATTCAAGCCTAGTGGGTACCTGGTCGATAAGCCAGAATTTGAGGCTCTTGTCTTTGACATGGTCATTGTCCTGACCAACAATCCGTACGAACCTCGACTACCGCCCGTAGACGCACTTATGTCCGCCACGATTCGATCAATCGTGGCGGATTTCTTTAAAGCTCACGAGCGGGTCGTCATTTATATTTGCGATGACTCGGACTCTAAAGCCGATTCGCGCCGAAAACTATTTGATCGGTGGTTCGGTCGATACAAAACCGAAATCTTTGTCAAACTTAACGTACCCCTTGGTATCGACGAAGACGGTATGGCTTATTCAGTTGAGCTAATTTCCCGGTTTGACAATCCACATTTCATGCCTATCTATGAGTCGTTCAAGCGAACGGTTTCCGGCGAAAAATAA
- a CDS encoding alpha-E domain-containing protein, whose amino-acid sequence MLSRVANSVYWMHRYIERAENYARFMSVNFNLALDLPPNVDQQWEPLLIATADIDLFREHYKQPTRENVIQFMTFDKRNPNSIVACLSYARENARTIREIISKEMWEHLNQFYLMVRDTSPKQQWEEVQTQHFFTEIRNSIQLFYGIIDATITRNEAWHFGRLGRFLERADKTSRFLDVKYFTLLPEVELVGSTIDLMIWSAVLKSVSAYNMHRQQYRALTPSSIVEFLILDKMFPRAVAHCIRQAELSLYEISGNNITGGFGNSAERALSKLRTEIEFTETADIFKAGLHQYLDNFQTRTNEAAVAVFETYFDLKPIEV is encoded by the coding sequence ATGCTGAGCCGCGTTGCCAACTCTGTTTACTGGATGCATCGCTACATTGAGCGGGCTGAAAACTATGCCCGGTTCATGAGTGTGAACTTCAATCTTGCCCTCGACCTGCCCCCCAATGTTGATCAACAGTGGGAGCCATTGCTCATTGCAACCGCTGATATTGACCTATTTAGGGAACATTACAAGCAGCCTACGCGTGAGAATGTTATTCAGTTCATGACCTTCGATAAGCGTAATCCGAATTCTATTGTGGCCTGCCTGAGTTATGCTCGCGAGAACGCCCGGACCATTCGTGAAATTATTTCCAAAGAGATGTGGGAGCATCTGAACCAGTTTTATCTGATGGTGCGCGATACATCGCCCAAACAGCAGTGGGAAGAGGTTCAGACCCAGCATTTTTTTACGGAAATTCGAAATAGCATTCAGCTTTTTTATGGGATTATCGACGCAACGATTACCCGTAATGAGGCCTGGCATTTTGGCCGACTAGGCCGGTTTCTGGAGCGGGCTGATAAAACCTCCCGTTTTCTGGATGTTAAATACTTTACGCTGTTACCCGAAGTTGAATTGGTTGGGTCTACCATCGACTTAATGATTTGGTCGGCGGTGCTGAAATCGGTGAGTGCGTATAATATGCACCGCCAGCAGTATCGAGCCTTGACACCTTCCAGTATTGTGGAATTTCTGATTCTGGACAAGATGTTCCCTCGGGCTGTTGCGCATTGTATCCGGCAGGCTGAGTTGTCGCTTTACGAAATTTCGGGTAATAACATTACAGGAGGCTTTGGAAATTCAGCCGAACGGGCACTCTCCAAACTTCGGACCGAAATCGAGTTCACGGAAACCGCCGATATCTTCAAAGCAGGTCTGCATCAATACCTCGATAATTTTCAGACACGCACTAATGAAGCCGCAGTCGCCGTTTTTGAAACTTATTTCGATTTGAAGCCGATAGAAGTGTAA
- a CDS encoding OmpA family protein, producing MAQSREVDYSRIKASPRVRPVTALLADSGRNAKPSILTVKAFAVDISKPMASAVAQITSRATGKTQQFALANGRLERVFNTPDVLAIEVSGEGYTTVFRSMTIAVSSAGNRYEFDAQLDPAPIKLTVWAVDSRTNKVIHDAHFTISGKAGRTTLLLTPDSATGLVKTDLPGRGIYQLTSSATGYGDFTKSIRLDSVQSEARVMLTPKKAPDVAQAQALPEAVVKSAKTAYVETPAAKPALKVPVLPSNVQMPAVTNRPFGPIEKGKAIPLKNIYFDQSSPVLRPESNAELDQLAEVLNANPSMQIELRGHTDNQGDFDLNVKLSRDRCQAVIDYLVNKGIAKSRLKAVGRGPIDSIAPNTNEENRKKNRRVEFVVI from the coding sequence ATGGCCCAAAGTAGGGAAGTCGATTATTCACGTATCAAAGCCTCACCCAGGGTTAGGCCGGTAACGGCTCTCCTGGCTGACTCCGGACGAAATGCCAAACCCAGCATTCTGACGGTCAAAGCTTTTGCCGTTGACATTAGTAAGCCTATGGCATCGGCTGTTGCCCAAATAACTTCCAGAGCAACGGGCAAAACGCAGCAGTTTGCGCTGGCAAACGGGCGTCTGGAACGCGTGTTTAATACGCCCGATGTGCTGGCTATTGAGGTAAGTGGTGAGGGGTATACAACCGTTTTTCGAAGTATGACGATTGCTGTATCGTCGGCGGGTAATCGGTATGAATTTGATGCCCAGTTAGACCCGGCTCCTATTAAACTAACCGTTTGGGCGGTTGATAGTCGGACCAACAAAGTGATCCATGATGCCCATTTCACGATCTCAGGCAAAGCTGGCAGGACAACGCTTTTGTTAACGCCCGATTCAGCCACTGGTCTGGTTAAAACGGACCTGCCGGGTAGAGGAATCTACCAGTTGACCAGTTCGGCTACGGGCTATGGTGATTTTACAAAGTCCATCAGGCTGGATAGTGTACAAAGTGAAGCACGCGTGATGTTGACGCCTAAAAAAGCACCCGATGTCGCCCAGGCCCAGGCACTCCCCGAAGCGGTGGTTAAATCGGCGAAGACGGCCTACGTAGAAACCCCGGCTGCCAAACCCGCGTTAAAGGTGCCTGTTCTCCCCAGCAACGTACAGATGCCAGCCGTTACAAATAGGCCGTTTGGTCCCATTGAAAAGGGGAAAGCCATCCCGCTTAAGAACATCTACTTCGACCAGAGCAGCCCTGTTCTACGACCCGAATCCAACGCCGAGCTGGATCAATTGGCGGAGGTGCTGAACGCAAACCCGTCCATGCAAATCGAACTACGTGGGCATACCGATAATCAGGGCGATTTCGATCTAAACGTAAAACTCTCCCGCGACCGATGTCAGGCAGTTATCGACTACCTGGTTAACAAAGGCATCGCCAAAAGTCGACTGAAAGCCGTTGGCCGCGGCCCCATCGATTCTATTGCACCCAATACTAACGAAGAGAACCGGAAGAAGAATAGACGAGTGGAGTTTGTGGTCATCTGA
- a CDS encoding type II toxin-antitoxin system Phd/YefM family antitoxin — MQVVNYTEFRRSMKAKLDQVSDDGDTVIINRSENKNVVLISLREYNSLKETLQLLSSEKNRNRLMNAVDRANRGEFESHGLIEE; from the coding sequence ATGCAAGTTGTCAACTATACGGAGTTTAGGCGTTCCATGAAGGCTAAGCTCGATCAGGTTAGCGATGATGGTGATACGGTCATCATCAATCGAAGTGAAAACAAAAATGTTGTATTGATTTCTCTAAGAGAGTATAATTCGCTGAAAGAAACGCTTCAATTGCTAAGTTCAGAAAAGAACCGAAATCGACTGATGAATGCGGTTGATCGGGCAAATCGGGGCGAGTTTGAATCTCATGGCCTGATCGAAGAATAA